A genome region from Dickeya dadantii NCPPB 898 includes the following:
- the nifK gene encoding nitrogenase molybdenum-iron protein subunit beta — protein MSQTAEKTQPCYPLFEQEEYQTLFRNKRGMEEAHDEQRVRDVFEWTTTQEYQDLNFQREALTIDPAKACQPLGAVLCALGFANTLPYVHGSQGCVAYFRTYFNRHFKEPIACVSDSMTEDAAVFGGNNNMNSGLQNASALYQPEMIAVSTTCMAEVIGDDLQAFIANAKKDGFVAADMPIPYAHTPSFIGSHVTGWDNMFEGFARTFTTGEGKNYQPGSQPRLNLVTGFETYLGNFRVMKRMMAQMDVPCSLLSDPSEVLDTPADGHYRMYAGGTSQQEMREAPNAIDTLLLQPWHLVKTKKMVQDVWNQPASEVPVPIGLAATDKLLMTVSELTGKPIGEALTLERGRLVDMMLDSHTWLHGKRFGLYGDPDFVMGLTQFLLELGCEPTVILCHNGSKRWQKAMKALLEASPYGQDSDVYINCDLWHFRSLMFTNQPDFMIGNSYGKFIQRDTLAKGEQFEVPLIRLGFPLFDRHHLHRQTTWGYEGAMSILTTLVNTVLEKLDHDTMKLGQTDYSFDLIR, from the coding sequence ATGAGTCAAACTGCTGAAAAAACCCAGCCCTGCTACCCGTTGTTTGAGCAGGAAGAGTACCAGACGCTGTTTCGCAACAAGCGCGGTATGGAGGAAGCCCACGACGAACAGCGCGTGCGCGACGTGTTCGAATGGACCACCACCCAAGAGTACCAGGACCTGAATTTCCAGCGTGAAGCGCTGACCATCGACCCAGCGAAAGCCTGCCAGCCGCTGGGCGCGGTGCTGTGCGCGCTCGGGTTTGCCAATACCTTGCCTTATGTGCACGGTTCGCAGGGGTGCGTGGCTTATTTTCGCACCTATTTTAATCGTCACTTCAAAGAGCCGATCGCCTGCGTTTCCGACTCGATGACCGAAGATGCCGCGGTATTCGGCGGTAATAACAATATGAACAGCGGCTTGCAAAACGCCAGCGCGCTCTACCAGCCGGAGATGATCGCCGTCTCTACCACCTGCATGGCGGAAGTGATCGGCGATGACTTGCAGGCCTTTATCGCCAACGCCAAGAAAGACGGATTTGTCGCGGCAGACATGCCGATCCCTTACGCCCACACCCCGAGTTTTATCGGCAGCCACGTCACCGGCTGGGACAACATGTTCGAAGGGTTCGCCCGCACCTTCACCACCGGCGAAGGGAAAAACTACCAGCCCGGCAGTCAGCCGCGGCTGAATCTGGTTACCGGGTTTGAAACCTATCTCGGCAACTTCCGGGTGATGAAACGGATGATGGCGCAGATGGACGTGCCGTGCAGCCTGCTGTCGGACCCGTCCGAGGTGCTGGATACCCCGGCCGACGGCCACTACCGCATGTACGCCGGCGGCACCAGCCAGCAGGAGATGCGCGAGGCGCCGAACGCCATCGATACGCTGTTGCTACAGCCGTGGCATCTGGTGAAAACCAAAAAGATGGTGCAGGACGTGTGGAATCAGCCCGCCAGCGAGGTGCCGGTGCCGATCGGCCTGGCGGCGACCGACAAACTGCTGATGACGGTCAGCGAACTGACCGGCAAACCGATTGGCGAGGCGCTGACGCTGGAGCGCGGCCGGCTGGTGGACATGATGCTCGACTCCCACACCTGGCTGCACGGCAAGCGCTTCGGCCTGTACGGCGACCCGGATTTTGTCATGGGGTTAACCCAGTTTCTGCTGGAGCTGGGCTGCGAACCAACGGTGATTCTGTGTCACAACGGCAGCAAACGCTGGCAGAAGGCGATGAAGGCATTGCTGGAAGCGTCGCCCTACGGTCAGGACAGCGACGTGTACATCAACTGCGACCTGTGGCATTTCCGCTCGCTGATGTTCACCAACCAACCGGATTTCATGATCGGCAACTCCTACGGCAAGTTCATCCAGCGCGACACGCTGGCGAAGGGCGAGCAGTTTGAAGTGCCGTTGATCCGGCTCGGCTTCCCGCTGTTCGACCGCCACCACCTGCACCGTCAGACCACCTGGGGCTACGAGGGGGCGATGTCGATCCTTACCACGCTGGTGAACACGGTGCTGGAGAAACTGGATCACGACACCATGAAGCTCGGCCAGACCGATTACAGCTTCGATCTGATCCGTTGA
- the nifH gene encoding nitrogenase iron protein, producing MAMRQCAIYGKGGIGKSTTTQNLVAALAEMGKKVMIVGCDPKADSTRLILHAKAQNTIMEMAAEVGSVEDLELEDVLQIGYGGVRCAESGGPEPGVGCAGRGVITAINFLEEEGAYEEDIDFVFYDVLGDVVCGGFAMPIRENKAQEIYIVCSGEMMAMYAANNISKGIVKYAKSGKVRLGGLICNSRQTDREDELIIALAEKLGTQMIHFVPRDNIVQRAEIRRMTVIEYDPKCNQADEYRTLAGKIVNNTKMVVPTPVTMDELESLLMEFGIMEEEDTSIIGKTAAEENAA from the coding sequence ATGGCAATGCGTCAATGTGCCATCTATGGCAAGGGCGGTATCGGTAAATCCACCACTACCCAGAATCTGGTCGCCGCGCTGGCGGAGATGGGGAAGAAGGTGATGATCGTCGGCTGCGACCCGAAGGCGGATTCCACCCGTCTGATCCTGCACGCCAAGGCCCAGAACACCATTATGGAAATGGCGGCGGAAGTCGGCTCGGTGGAAGACCTCGAATTGGAGGACGTGTTGCAAATCGGCTACGGCGGCGTGCGCTGCGCTGAATCCGGCGGTCCGGAGCCGGGCGTGGGCTGCGCCGGTCGTGGCGTCATCACCGCCATCAACTTCCTCGAAGAAGAAGGCGCGTATGAAGAGGACATCGACTTCGTGTTCTACGACGTGCTGGGCGACGTGGTGTGCGGCGGCTTCGCCATGCCGATCCGCGAAAACAAGGCGCAGGAAATCTACATCGTCTGCTCCGGCGAGATGATGGCGATGTACGCCGCCAACAACATTTCCAAAGGCATCGTGAAGTACGCCAAGTCCGGCAAGGTGCGCCTCGGCGGGTTGATCTGCAATTCCCGTCAGACCGATCGGGAAGATGAATTGATCATCGCGCTGGCGGAAAAACTCGGCACCCAGATGATTCACTTCGTGCCGCGCGACAACATCGTGCAGCGCGCCGAAATCCGCCGTATGACGGTGATCGAATACGACCCTAAATGCAATCAGGCCGATGAGTACCGCACGCTGGCGGGCAAGATCGTCAACAACACCAAAATGGTGGTGCCGACGCCGGTGACGATGGACGAACTGGAGTCGCTATTGATGGAGTTCGGCATCATGGAAGAAGAAGACACCAGCATCATCGGCAAGACCGCCGCCGAAGAGAATGCCGCCTGA
- the nifT gene encoding putative nitrogen fixation protein NifT produces MPVVIFRERNAQLYCYIAKLDLEAKVTGMEFDRYDYWGGRVELEGGKAYYVNPQDAKPVFPVSLRASRAELG; encoded by the coding sequence ATGCCGGTGGTGATTTTTCGTGAGCGCAACGCGCAGCTGTATTGCTACATCGCCAAGCTGGACCTGGAAGCCAAAGTAACGGGCATGGAGTTTGATCGGTACGATTACTGGGGCGGGCGCGTCGAGCTGGAAGGTGGCAAAGCCTATTACGTCAATCCTCAGGACGCGAAACCCGTGTTCCCGGTCAGCTTGCGCGCCAGCCGTGCTGAGCTTGGATAA
- the asd gene encoding archaetidylserine decarboxylase (Phosphatidylserine decarboxylase is synthesized as a single chain precursor. Generation of the pyruvoyl active site from a Ser is coupled to cleavage of a Gly-Ser bond between the larger (beta) and smaller (alpha chains). It is an integral membrane protein.): MLDRIKIALQHLLPKVWLTQLAGWGADRQAGMLTKLVIDLFARIYKVNMQEAQQPDTASYHSFNDFFVRPLKPGIRPVDPLPNRLVFPADGAISQLGAIDDDRILQAKQHDYTLEALLAGNYIISDLFRDGLFVTTYLSPRDYHRVHMPCDGILRDMIYVPGDLFSVNPLTAANVPNLFARNERVICLFDTPFGPMVQILVGATIVGSIETVWAGVVTPPREGIIKRWAYPMEGEGAVILEKGDEMGRFKLGSTVINLFAKDRVQLMPGLASQSVTRMGEAMAEALDEDILARMSANDDTDTTP; this comes from the coding sequence GTGCTGGACAGAATCAAGATTGCTCTACAACATCTGCTCCCGAAGGTTTGGCTGACGCAGCTAGCCGGTTGGGGAGCCGACCGCCAGGCCGGTATGCTCACCAAACTGGTGATCGACCTGTTTGCCCGCATCTACAAGGTCAATATGCAGGAAGCGCAACAACCGGACACCGCGTCCTACCACTCGTTCAACGACTTCTTTGTGCGCCCGCTGAAACCCGGCATTCGCCCGGTAGACCCGTTGCCGAACCGGCTGGTGTTTCCCGCCGACGGTGCCATCTCCCAGTTGGGCGCCATTGACGACGACCGGATCCTGCAGGCCAAACAGCACGACTACACGCTGGAAGCGCTGCTGGCCGGCAACTACATCATCTCCGACCTGTTTCGCGACGGCCTGTTCGTCACCACTTATCTCTCCCCGCGTGATTACCACCGCGTCCACATGCCGTGCGACGGCATTTTGCGCGACATGATTTACGTGCCGGGCGACCTGTTTTCGGTCAACCCGCTGACCGCCGCCAACGTGCCGAATCTGTTTGCCCGCAACGAGCGCGTGATCTGTCTGTTCGATACGCCGTTCGGCCCGATGGTGCAGATTCTGGTCGGCGCCACCATCGTCGGCAGCATCGAAACCGTCTGGGCGGGAGTGGTCACGCCGCCGCGTGAAGGCATCATCAAACGTTGGGCCTATCCGATGGAAGGCGAAGGCGCCGTTATCCTGGAGAAAGGCGACGAGATGGGGCGCTTCAAACTCGGCTCCACGGTGATTAACCTGTTTGCCAAAGACCGTGTGCAGTTGATGCCCGGACTGGCCAGCCAAAGCGTAACCCGCATGGGTGAAGCCATGGCTGAAGCGCTGGATGAGGACATTCTGGCACGCATGAGCGCCAACGACGACACTGATACCACCCCCTGA
- a CDS encoding NifB/NifX family molybdenum-iron cluster-binding protein, protein MSDDDVLFWRLFALIQCLPELPPPRLLGWLGDGDEASLDAERLASLTQAQLAARFPVDADAMTPARWRSVMDCLRGALPPHLAVVAPSRRSPQLLAAFASQDGLTINGHFGQCRLFFIYAFDQDGSWLHDLRRYQPAGGEQEGNEVRSALLNDCHLLFCEAIGGPAAARIIRHNIHPVKIAPGTQIQPQRDALQTLLAGTLPPWLAKRLEKGNPLEDRVF, encoded by the coding sequence ATGTCTGATGACGATGTGTTGTTCTGGCGCCTGTTCGCGCTGATCCAGTGCCTGCCGGAGCTGCCGCCGCCCCGGCTGCTGGGCTGGCTCGGCGACGGCGATGAGGCATCGCTGGATGCGGAGCGGCTGGCGTCGCTGACGCAGGCGCAACTGGCGGCGCGTTTTCCGGTTGATGCCGACGCCATGACCCCGGCGCGCTGGCGCTCGGTAATGGACTGCCTGCGCGGCGCGCTGCCGCCGCATCTGGCGGTAGTTGCGCCTTCCCGACGCAGCCCGCAGCTACTGGCGGCGTTCGCGTCGCAGGATGGGCTGACCATTAACGGCCATTTCGGTCAGTGTCGGCTGTTTTTTATCTACGCGTTCGATCAGGACGGTTCCTGGCTGCACGACCTGCGCCGCTATCAGCCCGCCGGGGGCGAGCAAGAAGGCAACGAAGTGCGTTCAGCGCTGCTGAACGATTGCCACCTGTTGTTCTGCGAGGCGATTGGCGGCCCGGCGGCGGCGCGCATCATTCGCCACAATATTCACCCGGTGAAGATTGCGCCCGGCACCCAGATTCAGCCTCAACGCGACGCGTTGCAAACCCTGCTGGCCGGCACGCTGCCGCCGTGGCTCGCCAAGCGGCTGGAGAAAGGCAACCCGCTGGAGGATAGGGTGTTTTGA
- a CDS encoding helix-turn-helix transcriptional regulator, with amino-acid sequence MASRESMGKTIASTRKACGLTQKQVAEQTGINKTTLSEIENGRFTGSLDIFERYLDAVGLQLELMTKQHRLPGWDEVDKLFAEDE; translated from the coding sequence ATGGCAAGCAGAGAGAGTATGGGAAAAACGATAGCCAGTACCCGTAAGGCGTGCGGGTTGACGCAAAAACAAGTGGCGGAACAGACGGGGATTAACAAAACCACGTTATCCGAGATTGAAAACGGCCGGTTTACCGGCTCGCTGGATATTTTTGAACGGTATCTGGATGCGGTCGGTTTACAGCTTGAATTGATGACGAAGCAGCATCGGCTGCCAGGCTGGGATGAGGTCGACAAGCTATTCGCGGAGGATGAATAA
- the rsgA gene encoding small ribosomal subunit biogenesis GTPase RsgA, which translates to MSKKKLSKGQQRRVSANHQRRLKHADSKVEWDDSQLSEPQEGVIISRFGMHADVEAPDGKLHRCNIRRTIHSLVTGDRVVWRAGNETLAGISGIVEAVHPRQSVLTRPDYYDGLKPIAANIDQIVIVSAILPELSLNIIDRYLVACETLEIEPLIVLNKIDLLDDEGRAFVEEVMDIYRALHYRVLMMSSHTQQGVAELEAALTGRVSIFAGQSGVGKSSLLNALLYPDDAQILVNDVSDASGLGQHTTTAARLYHFPHGGDVIDSPGVREFGLWHLEPEQVTRGFIEFRDYLGSCKFRDCKHDTDPGCAIRAALERGEIAPERFDNYHRILESMAQVKTRKSFSAPDN; encoded by the coding sequence GTGAGTAAAAAGAAACTGTCAAAAGGTCAGCAACGGCGGGTCAGCGCCAACCATCAGCGCCGCCTGAAACATGCCGACAGCAAGGTCGAGTGGGATGACAGCCAACTGAGCGAACCGCAGGAAGGCGTCATCATCAGCCGTTTCGGCATGCACGCCGATGTGGAAGCGCCGGACGGCAAGCTGCACCGCTGCAACATTCGCCGCACTATCCACTCACTGGTCACCGGCGATCGGGTGGTCTGGCGCGCCGGCAACGAAACGCTGGCCGGCATCAGCGGCATCGTCGAAGCGGTGCATCCGCGCCAGTCGGTGTTGACCCGCCCGGACTACTATGACGGTCTCAAACCCATCGCCGCCAACATCGACCAGATTGTGATTGTCTCCGCCATTCTGCCGGAGCTGTCGCTCAATATTATCGATCGCTATCTGGTGGCCTGCGAAACGCTGGAAATCGAGCCGCTGATCGTGCTCAACAAAATCGACCTGCTGGATGACGAAGGCCGGGCGTTTGTGGAAGAGGTGATGGATATCTATCGCGCGCTGCATTACCGGGTGTTGATGATGTCCAGCCACACCCAGCAGGGCGTCGCCGAGCTGGAGGCCGCGCTGACCGGCCGGGTCAGTATCTTCGCCGGGCAGTCCGGCGTCGGCAAATCAAGCCTGCTCAACGCGCTGCTCTACCCTGACGATGCACAAATTCTGGTCAACGACGTCTCCGACGCCTCCGGGCTGGGCCAGCACACCACTACCGCCGCGCGTCTGTACCATTTCCCGCACGGCGGCGATGTTATCGACTCGCCGGGCGTGCGCGAGTTCGGGCTGTGGCACCTGGAGCCGGAACAGGTGACGCGCGGGTTTATCGAGTTTCGCGACTACCTGGGCAGTTGTAAATTCCGCGACTGCAAACACGACACCGACCCCGGCTGCGCCATTCGCGCCGCGCTGGAACGCGGGGAGATCGCGCCGGAGCGTTTCGACAATTACCACCGCATCCTTGAGAGCATGGCGCAGGTAAAAACGCGTAAATCCTTTTCTGCTCCGGATAACTGA
- the nifD gene encoding nitrogenase molybdenum-iron protein alpha chain yields the protein MTNATSERNQAIIQEVLEIFPEKARKERKKHMMVTDPAMDGVGKCLVSNRKSQPGVMTVRGCAYAGSKGVVFGPIKDMAHISHGPIGCGQYSRAGRRNYYTGVSGVNSFSTLNFTSDFQEKDIVFGGDKKLTKLIEELEQLFPLTKGISIQSECPVGLIGDDIEAVANASRKAIGKPVVPVRCEGFRGVSQSLGHHIANDVIRDWVLDNRDGKPFESTPYDVAIIGDYNIGGDAWASRILLEEMGLRVVAQWSGDGTLVEMENTPHVKLNLVHCYRSMNYISRHMEEKHGIPWMEYNFFGPTKIAESLRKIAAQFDDSIQQNAEAVIARYQAQTEAVIAKYRPRLEGRKVMLYLGGLRPRHIIGAYEDLGMEIIGTGYEFGHNDDYDRTLPDLKEGTLMFDDASSYELEAFVKALKPDLIGSGIKEKYIFQKMGVPFRQMHSWDYSGPYHGYDGFAIFARDMDMTLNNPSWSELTAPWLKSA from the coding sequence ATGACAAACGCAACCAGTGAACGTAATCAGGCGATCATCCAGGAAGTGCTGGAGATTTTCCCTGAAAAAGCGCGCAAAGAGCGCAAAAAACACATGATGGTGACCGACCCGGCGATGGACGGCGTGGGCAAATGCTTGGTGTCCAACCGCAAATCCCAGCCGGGGGTGATGACCGTGCGCGGCTGTGCCTACGCCGGCTCCAAGGGCGTGGTGTTCGGCCCGATCAAGGACATGGCCCACATCTCTCACGGGCCGATCGGCTGCGGGCAGTATTCCCGCGCCGGACGCCGCAACTATTACACCGGCGTCAGCGGTGTGAACAGTTTCAGTACCCTGAATTTCACCTCTGATTTTCAGGAGAAAGACATCGTGTTCGGCGGCGATAAAAAGCTCACCAAGCTGATCGAGGAACTGGAGCAGTTGTTCCCGTTGACCAAGGGCATTTCCATCCAGTCGGAGTGCCCGGTAGGACTGATCGGCGACGACATCGAAGCCGTCGCCAACGCCAGCCGCAAAGCCATCGGCAAACCGGTGGTGCCGGTGCGCTGCGAAGGGTTTCGAGGCGTGTCGCAGTCGCTGGGGCACCACATCGCCAACGACGTGATCCGCGACTGGGTGCTGGATAACCGCGACGGTAAACCGTTCGAATCCACACCCTATGACGTGGCGATTATCGGCGACTACAACATCGGCGGCGACGCCTGGGCCTCGCGCATTCTGCTGGAAGAAATGGGGCTGCGGGTGGTGGCGCAGTGGTCCGGCGACGGCACGCTGGTGGAGATGGAAAACACCCCCCACGTGAAGCTGAATCTGGTGCATTGCTACCGGTCGATGAACTACATCTCGCGCCACATGGAGGAAAAACACGGCATTCCGTGGATGGAATACAACTTTTTCGGTCCGACCAAGATCGCCGAGTCGCTGCGCAAAATCGCCGCGCAGTTCGATGACAGCATCCAGCAAAACGCCGAGGCGGTGATCGCCCGGTATCAGGCCCAGACCGAGGCGGTGATCGCCAAATACCGCCCACGGCTGGAAGGGCGCAAGGTGATGCTGTACCTCGGCGGGCTGCGGCCGCGCCACATTATCGGTGCGTATGAAGATCTCGGTATGGAGATCATCGGCACCGGCTACGAATTTGGTCACAACGACGATTACGACCGCACGTTGCCGGATCTGAAGGAAGGCACGCTGATGTTTGACGACGCCAGCAGTTACGAGCTGGAAGCCTTCGTCAAGGCGCTGAAACCGGACCTGATCGGTTCCGGCATCAAAGAAAAGTACATCTTTCAGAAGATGGGGGTGCCGTTCCGCCAGATGCACTCCTGGGACTACTCCGGTCCGTACCACGGCTATGACGGCTTCGCCATTTTTGCCCGCGACATGGACATGACGCTCAATAACCCTAGCTGGAGCGAATTAACCGCCCCGTGGCTGAAGTCCGCCTGA
- a CDS encoding methyl-accepting chemotaxis protein yields the protein MLEKIKIKNGLYCVIAVFVLLLLSICTYSLYSSMQSNLSIRKVNSIDGEQLIPLYSAYSEMLNARLAGINVALAIEEKKDNATIDAALNRLNGYIDAANGTMAELRNIPTLTSQGRALRGEIDEAFNDYMNNAVAPMLTALRERNVERFYTTLVPSALEKGATFRQKLTQFVTFAKGIGHEEIAQADSFYQQTLTVLIATLGVVVLISLFTLKFIRTVVLTPMQKVRTYFGMMEQGVLTLDIPPQHNTEMGGLMVSLKDMQQAFRKIVLDVRDSAGSVAAGAEQISAANRDFAARTEAQASSVEQTAASMEQITASVQENTANTGKAMTLTNSVATLAEKNASNFSQMIERIQHIADSSNKINDIISIMDGIAFQTNILALNAAVEAARAGEAGKGFAVVASEVRSLAQRSAGSAREIKELIEKTASEIALGEKVASLSTQDMTRLMDEIKRVNEFMADISMASSEQAKGIEQVNTAITLLEQASQQNAALVEESASASSSLHEQAKNLDDTMTFFNLSDNSPLAIAAPR from the coding sequence ATGTTAGAAAAAATCAAAATAAAAAATGGGCTTTACTGCGTTATCGCCGTATTTGTGCTGCTATTACTTTCCATTTGCACGTACAGTCTGTATTCCTCCATGCAAAGCAACCTGTCGATCCGAAAGGTCAACAGCATTGATGGAGAACAGCTTATCCCCCTTTATTCCGCCTATTCGGAAATGCTCAATGCCAGACTGGCCGGCATCAACGTCGCGCTGGCGATTGAGGAAAAAAAGGATAACGCCACGATCGACGCCGCATTGAACCGGCTTAACGGCTATATCGACGCCGCCAACGGTACGATGGCGGAACTGCGCAATATTCCGACGCTGACGTCGCAAGGCCGCGCGCTGCGCGGTGAAATCGATGAAGCCTTCAATGACTACATGAACAACGCCGTCGCCCCGATGCTCACCGCGCTGCGCGAGCGCAACGTTGAGCGGTTCTACACCACGCTGGTGCCCAGTGCACTGGAGAAAGGCGCGACCTTCCGCCAGAAGCTGACGCAGTTTGTCACCTTCGCCAAAGGTATCGGGCATGAAGAGATCGCACAGGCGGACAGCTTCTATCAGCAAACATTAACGGTCCTGATCGCCACGCTGGGTGTGGTGGTGCTCATCAGTCTATTCACCCTGAAGTTCATCCGCACCGTGGTGCTGACCCCGATGCAGAAAGTCAGAACCTATTTCGGCATGATGGAACAAGGCGTACTGACGCTGGATATTCCTCCTCAGCACAATACCGAGATGGGCGGGCTGATGGTTTCGCTGAAAGACATGCAGCAGGCATTCCGCAAAATCGTGCTGGATGTCAGAGACTCGGCCGGTTCCGTGGCGGCCGGCGCGGAACAGATCTCCGCCGCCAACCGGGATTTCGCCGCCCGTACCGAAGCGCAGGCGTCATCCGTCGAGCAAACCGCCGCCAGCATGGAACAAATCACCGCATCTGTGCAGGAAAACACCGCCAACACCGGCAAAGCCATGACTCTGACCAACTCCGTGGCGACGCTGGCGGAAAAAAACGCCAGCAACTTTAGCCAGATGATCGAACGCATCCAGCATATCGCCGACAGCTCCAACAAGATCAACGATATCATCAGCATCATGGACGGCATCGCCTTCCAGACCAACATTCTGGCGCTTAACGCCGCGGTGGAAGCCGCCCGCGCGGGCGAAGCCGGTAAAGGCTTTGCGGTGGTGGCGTCTGAAGTGCGCAGTCTGGCGCAGCGCAGCGCCGGGTCAGCGCGAGAAATCAAAGAGTTGATCGAAAAAACGGCCAGTGAAATCGCTCTGGGCGAAAAAGTCGCCTCGCTCTCCACCCAGGATATGACGCGGCTGATGGATGAGATTAAACGCGTGAATGAATTCATGGCGGATATCTCGATGGCTTCATCAGAGCAAGCCAAAGGCATCGAACAGGTTAACACCGCCATCACCCTGCTTGAGCAAGCCTCCCAGCAAAACGCGGCGCTGGTCGAAGAGTCCGCCTCCGCCAGTTCCTCGCTGCACGAACAGGCGAAAAATCTGGACGACACCATGACGTTTTTCAACCTGAGCGACAACAGCCCACTGGCTATCGCCGCGCCGCGTTGA
- a CDS encoding type II toxin-antitoxin system HipA family toxin: MVLEQLPGKIDKITVCSSGQPLGVLTHGSVHHYQPTQVQHHVSLTMTNSTLDGYVSGALHPVFAQNLPEGFNRRYIAEKLARYARVNDMYLLALQGEHGIGMLDYQSDLHFSETENISLSEILHYQGAEPLFPQLLEKYYLSNTLAGVQPKVSLPETGRTVEQKALIVKSFDELFPLLTVNEFVCMGAARYCGLEPPDTWLSENLETFVVARFDKPEGQRLGYEDFTTLLKKSNNPDAKYSGSYETLLKATHLYTGSYDEVFKMYQYIVFNCLIGNGDAHLKNFALQYTPDMKRIFISPPFDITHTLIYDAIDNKMALKMANSKVFPDKACLLKLAESSTFRIRDAQTIIESLAQGISDYLDISNEISLFKGLKESIKQAVSTVMTPAYSAKPYRHDKKKKFN; encoded by the coding sequence ATGGTGCTGGAGCAACTGCCCGGAAAAATCGACAAGATTACCGTGTGTTCATCAGGCCAGCCATTGGGCGTTCTGACGCACGGTTCGGTTCATCATTATCAGCCCACTCAGGTTCAGCATCATGTGTCGTTAACCATGACAAACTCTACGCTGGATGGCTATGTATCCGGCGCCCTGCATCCTGTTTTCGCGCAGAACCTTCCTGAAGGATTTAACCGACGTTATATCGCGGAAAAACTGGCCCGTTATGCGCGGGTCAATGATATGTATCTGCTTGCATTGCAGGGAGAGCATGGTATTGGCATGCTGGATTACCAAAGCGATTTACATTTTTCTGAAACTGAAAATATCTCGTTATCCGAGATTTTGCATTATCAGGGCGCGGAGCCGTTATTTCCCCAGTTGCTGGAAAAATATTACTTGAGTAATACGCTGGCCGGCGTACAGCCCAAGGTTAGCCTGCCCGAAACAGGCAGGACGGTGGAACAGAAAGCGCTTATCGTGAAATCGTTTGACGAGCTATTTCCTTTGCTGACGGTTAATGAATTTGTATGTATGGGGGCGGCGAGGTATTGCGGTTTAGAACCGCCTGATACCTGGTTGTCAGAGAATCTTGAAACCTTTGTTGTTGCGCGTTTCGATAAACCAGAAGGGCAGCGATTGGGGTATGAAGATTTCACTACATTGCTGAAAAAATCCAACAATCCTGATGCGAAATATAGTGGCAGCTACGAGACATTGTTGAAAGCAACGCATCTTTACACCGGTAGTTATGATGAAGTATTCAAAATGTATCAATACATTGTGTTTAATTGTTTGATCGGTAATGGCGATGCTCATCTGAAAAATTTTGCCTTGCAATATACGCCCGACATGAAACGGATATTTATTTCTCCGCCGTTTGATATCACCCATACTCTGATTTATGACGCCATTGATAATAAGATGGCGCTCAAGATGGCAAACAGTAAGGTATTTCCGGATAAAGCCTGTCTGCTGAAACTGGCTGAGTCGTCTACTTTCCGTATTCGTGACGCACAAACTATTATTGAGTCCCTGGCTCAGGGGATCAGTGATTATCTGGATATCTCAAATGAAATCAGCTTGTTTAAAGGATTAAAAGAGTCAATTAAACAAGCGGTATCGACAGTCATGACGCCGGCTTACAGTGCGAAGCCGTACCGTCATGATAAGAAGAAAAAATTCAATTAA
- the orn gene encoding oligoribonuclease, translated as MVNENNLIWIDLEMTGLDPERDRIIEIATLVTDANLNVLAEGPTLAVHQPDSQLALMDDWNVRTHTASGLVDRVKASAFDEGAAERETIAFLQQWVPAGKSPICGNSIGQDRRFLFRYMPELEAYFHYRYLDVSTLKELARRWKPEMLAGFKKRNTHQALDDIRESVAELAYYREHFIQL; from the coding sequence ATGGTAAATGAAAACAACCTGATCTGGATCGATTTGGAAATGACGGGGCTTGATCCCGAGCGGGATCGGATCATCGAGATCGCAACGCTGGTGACCGATGCCAACCTGAACGTACTGGCGGAAGGCCCGACGCTGGCGGTGCATCAGCCGGACAGCCAGCTAGCGCTGATGGATGACTGGAACGTGCGCACTCACACCGCCAGCGGGCTGGTGGATCGGGTTAAAGCCAGCGCTTTTGACGAAGGCGCCGCGGAACGGGAAACCATCGCGTTCCTGCAGCAGTGGGTGCCGGCGGGCAAATCGCCGATTTGCGGCAACAGCATCGGGCAGGATCGCCGTTTTCTGTTCCGTTACATGCCGGAACTGGAAGCTTACTTCCACTACCGTTATCTGGACGTCAGCACGCTTAAGGAACTGGCGCGCCGCTGGAAACCGGAGATGCTGGCCGGGTTCAAAAAGCGCAACACCCATCAGGCGCTGGACGATATCCGCGAGTCGGTGGCGGAACTGGCTTACTACCGCGAGCATTTCATTCAGTTGTAG